One genomic window of Oncorhynchus clarkii lewisi isolate Uvic-CL-2024 chromosome 5, UVic_Ocla_1.0, whole genome shotgun sequence includes the following:
- the LOC139409173 gene encoding oogenesis-related isoform X1 has product MTSECSVAIEQDNDGVEDKVVVKRDSVLTTVLCRLSQFWPVRLAMRALRGFWWLLGFSPSDEAFVPPEEDDNPSPARHCLAGRKRLRRATRILLAILPRRLQSALGYPVCTSIGCAVSPEVLCSPTKLCGKGNKRKQDDIDDDEEQQTWVEALSQELEDEEPSVDPDYELSAVDTDSEEYNSQNDTESDLDVSGKVVIDYLKTNVPQTA; this is encoded by the exons ATGACCTCTGAATGTAGCGTCGCCATCGAACAGGACAACGACGGTGTTGAG GACAAAGTTGTGGTgaagagagacagtgtgttaacCACTGTACTCTGTCGCCTGTCACAGTTTTGGCCTGTCAGGCTAGCG ATGCGTGCTCTCCGTGGGTTTTGGTGGCTGTTGGGTTTCTCCCCTTCCGATGAGGCTTTTGTTCCTCCAGAAGAGGATGACAATCCTAGTCCAGCCCGCCACTGTCTAGCAGGCCGCAAGCGTCTGCGTCGAGCCACACGCATCCTGTTGGCCATCCTGCCTCGCCGTCTGCAGAGCGCCCTGGGCTACCCTGTGTGCACCAGCATCGGCTGTGCTGTATCCCCAG AGGTGCTTTGCTCCCCCACTAAGCTCTGTGGGAAAGGCAACAAGAGGAAGCAGGATGACATTGATGACGACGAGGAGCAGCAGACCTGGGTTGAGGCACTCTCTCAGGAACTAGAGGATGAGGAGCCTTCTGTTGATCCTGACTATGAG CTGAGTGCAGTGGATACTGACAGTGAGGAGTATAACTCTCAAAATGACACAGAAAGTGACCTCGATGTTTCAGGGAAGGTTGTGATCGATTACCTTAAAACG AATGTTCCTCAGACGGCATAG
- the LOC139409173 gene encoding oogenesis-related isoform X2, whose protein sequence is MLTLGGTEDKVVVKRDSVLTTVLCRLSQFWPVRLAMRALRGFWWLLGFSPSDEAFVPPEEDDNPSPARHCLAGRKRLRRATRILLAILPRRLQSALGYPVCTSIGCAVSPEVLCSPTKLCGKGNKRKQDDIDDDEEQQTWVEALSQELEDEEPSVDPDYELSAVDTDSEEYNSQNDTESDLDVSGKVVIDYLKTNVPQTA, encoded by the exons GACAAAGTTGTGGTgaagagagacagtgtgttaacCACTGTACTCTGTCGCCTGTCACAGTTTTGGCCTGTCAGGCTAGCG ATGCGTGCTCTCCGTGGGTTTTGGTGGCTGTTGGGTTTCTCCCCTTCCGATGAGGCTTTTGTTCCTCCAGAAGAGGATGACAATCCTAGTCCAGCCCGCCACTGTCTAGCAGGCCGCAAGCGTCTGCGTCGAGCCACACGCATCCTGTTGGCCATCCTGCCTCGCCGTCTGCAGAGCGCCCTGGGCTACCCTGTGTGCACCAGCATCGGCTGTGCTGTATCCCCAG AGGTGCTTTGCTCCCCCACTAAGCTCTGTGGGAAAGGCAACAAGAGGAAGCAGGATGACATTGATGACGACGAGGAGCAGCAGACCTGGGTTGAGGCACTCTCTCAGGAACTAGAGGATGAGGAGCCTTCTGTTGATCCTGACTATGAG CTGAGTGCAGTGGATACTGACAGTGAGGAGTATAACTCTCAAAATGACACAGAAAGTGACCTCGATGTTTCAGGGAAGGTTGTGATCGATTACCTTAAAACG AATGTTCCTCAGACGGCATAG